A stretch of the Coprobacillus cateniformis genome encodes the following:
- a CDS encoding FtsX-like permease family protein: MLTFIRKVYHNRKKEYHLLLIILIFLSAFEFSFLAMYDAFTHFEFPIETRASLNAIPALPAFIAFILSAFVTKYFIINKKQEFSILLLSGRSPKDLFTYLMIQFGGLTAIAFLIGIALGNGIMYIINYTLSGTSSVQMNYQVPTVILYNFCFVIFTLLVILAISAHQFVRLDTDLAKYVSHKSVLAKPPYKPQMSAIHKKKTPIFSIIISCFIVFLTVQSLFQLMNSDLSFQNLLMSFVYALAGIILIVNTTIPLIYDLMHNSILLKHPILMNGLSHFSEFSRVMATLMNLNVCIIPIIIFLLFFSSYNPVVAAIVFPCFLMTIIMIGLCFLLRFTIYDHEQRMPLATYYAIGYSPQKLKLILIIKNLLFLILVIIIPFLFLGELLYKSYLENLLSISTIIGIAVSYFCIYMAIMIYIFIKERITLKEVTNNVKYLNRGQ; encoded by the coding sequence ATGTTAACATTTATAAGAAAGGTTTACCATAACAGAAAGAAAGAATATCATTTACTACTTATCATTCTTATATTTCTTTCTGCATTTGAGTTTAGTTTTCTGGCAATGTATGATGCTTTTACACATTTTGAGTTTCCGATTGAAACAAGAGCATCACTCAATGCTATACCCGCTTTACCTGCATTCATTGCCTTTATTTTGAGTGCTTTTGTCACAAAATATTTCATTATCAATAAAAAACAAGAATTTTCTATTCTCTTATTATCAGGAAGGTCACCTAAAGATTTATTTACTTACCTTATGATTCAATTTGGAGGTCTCACTGCTATAGCCTTTCTTATTGGAATTGCTTTAGGAAATGGTATTATGTATATCATTAATTATACATTATCAGGAACATCATCAGTTCAGATGAACTACCAGGTACCGACAGTTATTCTTTATAACTTCTGTTTTGTTATTTTCACACTTCTTGTTATTCTTGCAATAAGTGCACATCAATTTGTACGTTTAGACACTGATCTTGCAAAATATGTTTCTCATAAATCTGTTTTAGCTAAACCACCATATAAACCTCAAATGAGTGCAATTCATAAAAAGAAGACACCTATTTTTTCAATCATTATTTCCTGTTTTATTGTCTTTTTAACAGTGCAATCGTTATTTCAATTAATGAATTCTGATTTATCATTTCAAAATCTCTTAATGTCATTTGTTTATGCATTAGCTGGCATTATTTTAATAGTTAATACAACGATTCCACTTATATATGATTTAATGCATAATTCAATACTATTAAAACACCCTATTTTGATGAATGGTCTATCACATTTCAGTGAATTTTCAAGAGTTATGGCAACATTAATGAATTTAAATGTCTGTATTATTCCTATTATTATCTTCTTATTATTTTTCTCATCATATAACCCTGTAGTTGCAGCCATTGTTTTTCCATGTTTTTTGATGACAATTATCATGATTGGTTTATGTTTTCTACTCCGATTCACTATATATGATCATGAACAAAGAATGCCATTAGCCACTTATTATGCTATTGGTTATAGTCCCCAAAAATTAAAATTAATTTTAATCATTAAGAATTTGCTTTTTCTGATATTAGTTATAATTATTCCATTTCTTTTTTTAGGTGAACTCTTATATAAGTCATATTTAGAAAATTTATTAAGTATTTCAACAATTATAGGCATTGCTGTTTCTTATTTCTGTATTTATATGGCTATTATGATATATATTTTTATAAAAGAAAGAATAACTTTAAAGGAGGTTACGAATAATGTCAAATATCTTAATAGAGGCCAATAA
- a CDS encoding PTS sugar transporter subunit IIC: MEALTEKLTNLLLPISNALNNNKHLTAVKNAMMFTIPFMIVGGIFCLLAQPPVPSTLEPTNFFYSFLLSWKAWATANGGVLLPVFNLTINFIAVYVAFGVAYELAKDYAIDKLAAGFCSLFIFFLTSAAPFTDKTLGTIISCGNLGGVGMFYAIIVAFVVCEIYRFCKVKNFKIKLPEQVPPNVSAPFEALIPFTISTLLFLVLNIISLNVMDSNLCKLIYAIIQPLLSASGSLPSVIMISILLSLFWFMGIHGNNLVGSVLTPITTANLAINAQFIMTGQGSPTPLAGAFMTIFGNWMSYPAMMLVFFLVAKSAQLKSLRKLALVPDLFNINEPLTFGVPIVMNVLLALPIMICNVIMCTAAYLLMDSGIVGSIYISLPFTCPGILNLFLSTGDVKTIFMWLIMFAVDVVILFPFVKMYDKQLLKEENASIDE, encoded by the coding sequence ATGGAAGCATTAACTGAAAAATTGACAAACTTATTATTACCCATTTCAAACGCATTGAATAATAATAAACATCTAACTGCTGTTAAAAATGCAATGATGTTTACAATTCCGTTTATGATTGTTGGTGGTATCTTTTGTTTATTAGCACAACCACCTGTACCATCAACATTGGAACCAACGAATTTCTTTTATTCTTTCTTATTGTCATGGAAAGCTTGGGCAACAGCGAATGGTGGTGTCTTATTGCCAGTATTTAATTTGACAATTAACTTTATTGCTGTTTATGTTGCTTTTGGAGTCGCTTATGAATTAGCAAAAGATTATGCAATTGATAAATTAGCAGCTGGATTTTGTTCACTATTTATTTTCTTTTTAACTTCTGCTGCACCCTTCACTGATAAAACACTAGGAACTATTATTTCTTGTGGTAACTTAGGTGGTGTAGGTATGTTCTATGCAATAATTGTTGCATTTGTTGTTTGTGAGATCTATAGATTTTGTAAAGTGAAAAATTTTAAAATCAAATTACCAGAGCAAGTACCACCTAATGTTTCTGCACCTTTTGAGGCATTAATTCCATTTACAATCTCTACATTACTTTTCTTAGTTTTAAATATTATCAGTTTGAATGTGATGGATTCAAATCTTTGTAAATTAATTTATGCAATTATTCAACCACTTTTATCAGCATCTGGCTCATTACCATCAGTCATTATGATTAGTATATTATTGAGTTTATTTTGGTTTATGGGGATTCATGGAAACAATTTGGTTGGATCAGTTCTCACACCTATTACAACTGCTAATTTAGCCATTAATGCGCAATTTATTATGACTGGTCAAGGATCTCCAACACCTTTGGCAGGTGCATTTATGACGATATTTGGGAACTGGATGTCTTATCCAGCTATGATGTTAGTGTTCTTTTTAGTCGCAAAATCAGCACAGTTAAAGTCATTACGTAAACTTGCGTTGGTTCCAGATTTATTTAACATTAATGAACCATTAACATTTGGTGTACCAATTGTTATGAACGTTCTCTTAGCATTACCTATTATGATATGTAATGTCATTATGTGTACCGCTGCCTATTTATTAATGGATTCAGGCATTGTGGGAAGTATTTATATAAGTTTACCATTTACTTGTCCAGGCATTTTAAATCTATTTTTATCAACAGGAGACGTGAAAACAATATTCATGTGGTTGATTATGTTTGCTGTAGACGTTGTGATTCTCTTCCCATTTGTCAAAATGTATGATAAACAACTTTTAAAAGAAGAAAATGCAAGTATAGATGAATAA
- a CDS encoding LacI family DNA-binding transcriptional regulator gives MVTIKDIAKKLNLGVSTVSMALNGNSKIKEETRTLVLNAAKELGYVKNGLAVDLQQGHSQLILLVVEDASRPFFSKVIDFIQRRVAYHNFDLLITTTYLKHDHTAKKYISEHRAAGAIIYTMNIDDDFILQYASPDFPIVVMGREIKGDYVTSLPKFNKTCTITEYFISHGFHKIALVLGALDTLGSIRRLENYLQSLDNAHICIDENKMFYAEASTYEAGYEVTKTMIEYIRQGDIDSIVYANDDIAIGGLLCLNAHGIKVPDDVSIIGGTNLLQSKIVTPALSTLGSNDETLSYHYAVDYLVAAILKNDTSVVEQKYEERFKNLKEVIIERETVKLLKKVIR, from the coding sequence ATGGTAACAATTAAAGATATCGCAAAAAAATTAAATTTAGGAGTATCAACTGTTTCCATGGCTTTAAATGGAAATTCTAAAATTAAAGAAGAAACAAGAACTCTCGTTCTTAATGCTGCAAAAGAGTTAGGATATGTGAAGAATGGACTTGCTGTTGATTTACAACAAGGACATTCTCAGCTTATTTTGCTTGTTGTTGAAGACGCATCTAGACCATTCTTTTCTAAGGTGATTGATTTTATTCAAAGAAGAGTTGCTTATCATAATTTTGATTTGCTCATTACAACAACATATTTAAAACATGATCATACAGCTAAAAAATATATTTCTGAGCATCGTGCTGCTGGTGCCATTATTTATACAATGAATATTGATGATGATTTTATACTTCAATACGCTTCACCTGACTTTCCAATCGTTGTCATGGGAAGAGAAATCAAGGGAGACTATGTCACATCTTTACCAAAATTTAATAAAACATGTACAATTACAGAATATTTTATTTCACATGGATTTCATAAAATTGCATTGGTATTAGGTGCTTTAGATACATTAGGCTCAATTAGAAGATTAGAAAATTATTTACAATCATTAGATAATGCCCATATTTGTATTGATGAAAATAAAATGTTTTATGCAGAAGCAAGTACTTATGAAGCCGGTTATGAGGTTACAAAAACAATGATAGAATATATTCGTCAAGGTGATATAGATTCAATTGTTTATGCTAATGATGATATAGCAATTGGTGGTCTGTTGTGTTTAAATGCTCATGGCATTAAAGTTCCAGATGATGTCTCTATTATTGGTGGAACAAATTTATTACAGTCAAAAATAGTGACGCCAGCTTTAAGTACTTTGGGTTCTAATGATGAAACATTATCTTATCATTATGCGGTTGATTATTTAGTAGCTGCAATATTAAAAAATGACACTTCTGTAGTAGAACAAAAATATGAAGAGAGATTCAAGAATTTAAAAGAAGTCATTATTGAAAGAGAAACAGTAAAACTCCTAAAGAAAGTCATTCGGTAA
- a CDS encoding ParB/RepB/Spo0J family partition protein: MPASKKTKKLGKGLDAIFGEASQGGDLQSVISAIEKKAPQLSQVEVKLKDIRPNPYQPRKHFDEEKLNELAVSIKEHGIFQPIILKESVQGYEIVAGERRFRAASIVGLEEVPAIIVDFSDQQMMEIALLENIQREDLNAIEEAQAYQSMMKKLKLTQEELSKRVGKSRAHIANTVRLLKMPKKLQDYVLEGTLTMGHIKPLITIDEKKALEVAQKAIDNELSVREVEDIVKGIKLQDARKAKPKEEKPKEYVYVEGLLRKKYRTKIKVDDNTITIKYSDTKDLNRILEIMGVIEED, from the coding sequence ATGCCAGCAAGTAAAAAAACAAAGAAGTTAGGAAAAGGATTGGATGCTATTTTTGGAGAGGCATCACAAGGTGGAGATTTACAATCAGTCATTAGTGCTATTGAGAAAAAAGCCCCACAGTTATCCCAGGTAGAAGTTAAGTTAAAAGATATTAGACCTAATCCATATCAGCCTAGAAAGCATTTTGATGAAGAAAAGTTAAATGAGTTAGCTGTTTCAATCAAAGAACATGGAATTTTCCAGCCAATTATTTTGAAAGAATCTGTTCAGGGCTATGAAATTGTTGCTGGAGAAAGACGTTTTAGAGCAGCATCTATTGTTGGTTTAGAGGAAGTTCCAGCTATTATAGTTGATTTTTCGGATCAGCAAATGATGGAGATTGCATTATTAGAAAATATTCAAAGAGAAGACTTAAATGCAATTGAAGAAGCTCAAGCATATCAGTCTATGATGAAGAAATTGAAGCTGACACAAGAAGAATTATCAAAACGTGTTGGAAAATCAAGAGCTCATATTGCAAACACAGTAAGACTTTTAAAAATGCCTAAAAAGTTACAAGATTATGTTTTAGAAGGTACATTAACAATGGGTCATATTAAACCATTGATTACAATAGATGAAAAGAAAGCTTTAGAAGTTGCTCAAAAAGCAATTGATAACGAATTGTCTGTTAGAGAAGTTGAAGATATTGTGAAAGGTATCAAACTTCAGGATGCAAGAAAAGCGAAGCCTAAAGAGGAGAAGCCTAAAGAATATGTTTATGTAGAAGGATTATTAAGAAAAAAATATCGTACAAAAATTAAAGTAGATGATAATACGATTACAATTAAATATTCTGATACAAAGGATTTAAATAGAATATTAGAAATTATGGGAGTTATTGAAGAAGACTAA
- a CDS encoding ParA family protein, which yields MSKVIAVTNQKGGVGKTTTSVNLSAALAYMGKKVLLVDIDPQANATQGIGVDRSSLSLTVYDAITQSTPLKDIIISTDVKNLDIVPANIDLAGVEIELSQVKSGREQRIRNALETVKERYDFVIIDCPPALGLLNTNALTASDAVLIPVQCEYYALEGLTQLLNTILLTQKVFNEKLTIEGVLLTMLDSRTNLGIEVSQEVRKYFREKVYDVVIPRNIKLSEAPSEGLNIFDYDNTSEGAKAYAKLAKEVVKRNASK from the coding sequence ATGTCAAAGGTTATAGCAGTCACAAATCAAAAAGGTGGCGTTGGAAAAACAACAACAAGTGTTAATTTAAGTGCTGCGCTTGCGTATATGGGAAAGAAAGTGCTATTGGTTGATATTGATCCTCAAGCAAATGCTACACAAGGAATAGGTGTAGATCGTTCATCGTTATCATTAACAGTGTATGATGCAATTACACAAAGTACACCATTAAAAGACATTATTATTTCTACAGATGTAAAAAATTTAGATATAGTTCCTGCTAATATAGATTTGGCAGGTGTTGAAATTGAACTATCACAAGTAAAATCAGGTAGAGAACAAAGAATTAGAAATGCATTGGAAACAGTGAAAGAACGCTATGACTTTGTAATTATTGATTGTCCCCCTGCGTTGGGACTATTAAATACAAATGCTTTGACAGCCTCAGATGCAGTATTGATACCAGTTCAATGTGAATATTATGCATTGGAAGGATTAACACAATTACTTAATACTATTTTATTAACACAAAAAGTTTTTAATGAGAAATTAACTATTGAGGGTGTTCTTTTAACAATGTTAGATTCACGTACAAATTTAGGTATCGAAGTTTCTCAGGAAGTGAGAAAATACTTTAGAGAAAAAGTCTATGATGTTGTCATTCCTAGAAATATTAAATTATCAGAAGCACCATCTGAAGGATTAAATATCTTTGATTATGATAATACATCTGAAGGTGCAAAAGCATATGCAAAATTAGCTAAGGAAGTGGTGAAACGTAATGCCAGCAAGTAA
- a CDS encoding DegV family protein — protein MKIITDTGSLYSPEEGKKIGIDVLPLNVMVDHKNYQEYVDIQSSEFIEIVKQGHVPTSSQPAIGVTMEVFEKYPDEELLVINMADGLSGTYQSTLGVKESMDHPEHIHVMNSMTLCGPQRYLVEKAVRLRDEGLSLEDIKKELYKSIAGEVSFLIPQDFGFLKRGGRLTPLAATVGGMLRITPIMTKTKDAKRLEKFAMKKTFKSAIKEIIKYFQDNGINENYKIYISHAGVLEQAKSAMEQIRAVFENVAIEIYDLSPAFITQGGPGCIAIQTIRK, from the coding sequence ATGAAAATTATTACAGATACAGGTTCATTATACTCACCTGAAGAAGGAAAAAAGATTGGTATTGATGTATTACCCCTAAATGTTATGGTAGATCATAAAAACTATCAAGAATATGTGGACATTCAAAGTTCAGAATTTATTGAAATAGTGAAACAAGGACATGTTCCTACATCATCACAACCTGCAATAGGAGTGACAATGGAAGTGTTTGAAAAGTATCCAGATGAAGAACTTCTTGTCATTAATATGGCAGATGGGTTATCTGGAACTTATCAGAGTACATTGGGAGTTAAAGAAAGTATGGATCATCCAGAGCATATACATGTCATGAATTCTATGACTTTATGTGGACCGCAAAGATATTTAGTAGAAAAAGCTGTCCGTTTAAGGGATGAAGGACTTTCATTAGAAGATATCAAGAAAGAACTCTATAAAAGTATTGCAGGTGAAGTTTCATTTTTAATTCCACAAGATTTTGGTTTCTTAAAAAGAGGTGGTAGATTAACTCCATTGGCTGCAACTGTTGGTGGTATGTTACGTATTACTCCTATTATGACAAAAACTAAGGATGCAAAAAGACTTGAAAAATTTGCCATGAAAAAAACATTCAAAAGTGCTATTAAAGAAATTATTAAATACTTTCAGGATAATGGAATTAACGAAAATTATAAAATTTATATTTCACATGCAGGAGTGCTTGAACAAGCGAAATCAGCAATGGAACAAATCCGAGCTGTCTTTGAAAATGTTGCTATTGAAATATACGATTTATCTCCAGCATTTATTACTCAAGGTGGACCTGGGTGTATTGCTATTCAAACGATAAGGAAATAA
- a CDS encoding CDP-alcohol phosphatidyltransferase family protein, with protein sequence MIGYYNYTVILTYLSLISALFGTHLAFQGETVAALTCLLLCGAFDSFDGMVARTKKGRTEAEKKFGIQIDSLVDMFSFGIFPAIIGYTMGLTGWLWGIIFGIYAICAVSRLGYFNVVEEMRQKETTEKRKYYQGLPVTSASLIFPAIYLLKGFLSPLLTYSIYGWCMALVAIAFVVDFKVIKPGLKGIIGMAFVGFLIFIGLMFV encoded by the coding sequence ATGATTGGTTATTATAATTATACGGTTATATTAACGTATTTAAGTCTAATCAGTGCTTTATTTGGGACACATTTGGCATTTCAGGGAGAAACTGTTGCTGCTCTCACATGTTTGTTATTATGTGGAGCTTTTGACTCATTCGATGGAATGGTTGCTCGTACCAAAAAAGGTAGAACTGAAGCAGAAAAGAAGTTTGGTATACAAATAGATTCACTTGTTGATATGTTTAGTTTTGGTATCTTTCCAGCAATCATTGGTTATACAATGGGACTTACTGGCTGGTTATGGGGAATTATATTTGGTATCTATGCTATTTGTGCAGTGAGTCGACTTGGATATTTTAATGTTGTCGAGGAAATGAGACAAAAAGAAACAACTGAAAAACGTAAATATTATCAAGGACTACCTGTAACAAGTGCTTCTTTAATTTTTCCAGCAATTTACTTGTTAAAGGGATTTTTGAGTCCTTTGTTAACATATAGCATATATGGATGGTGTATGGCACTTGTGGCTATTGCTTTTGTTGTTGATTTTAAGGTGATTAAACCAGGATTAAAAGGTATTATAGGAATGGCTTTTGTAGGATTTCTCATTTTTATAGGATTGATGTTTGTATAA
- a CDS encoding MATE family efflux transporter, translated as MEKKINLLEGPIFSSLMKLALPIMGTSLIQMAYNLTDMIWIGRIGANAVAAVGSAGMYMWLSNGISTLAKMGGQVRVGQSIGSQNKKDAAQYASATIQLGIIFGVIYGMITLLFHSQMIGFFHLTSPDVIKDAEIYLIITCGFVVINFVNQIFTSLMTAIGNSHHPFVATAIGLVINIVLDPLLIFGLHMGVMGAAIATVIAQAIVLILMLYYAKKDKILFDEMRVMQKNTSSIFMKIIKIGFPTGIQSMCFTFISMVIARFIAGYGDVAIAVQKVGSQIESISWMSAEGFGNALNAFVAQNYGAENIERVKKGTFSALKTCMIWGVFTTLVLLIFPQFIFQIFISEKDVIPLGIDYLQILAFSQLFMCIESTLAGALNGLGKTFIPSSVSIVLTVARIPLVMILSTTFLALNGIWWSISISSIAKGVVIAICYSRVMKKIKAE; from the coding sequence ATGGAGAAGAAGATTAATTTATTAGAGGGACCAATATTTTCAAGCTTAATGAAATTAGCATTACCAATTATGGGAACATCCTTAATTCAAATGGCTTACAATTTAACAGATATGATTTGGATTGGAAGAATCGGTGCTAATGCAGTTGCTGCTGTTGGTAGTGCTGGGATGTATATGTGGTTATCTAATGGTATCAGTACACTTGCAAAGATGGGTGGACAAGTTCGTGTTGGTCAATCAATTGGCTCACAGAATAAAAAAGATGCTGCTCAATATGCTTCTGCTACTATTCAGTTAGGAATCATTTTTGGAGTTATTTATGGAATGATTACATTATTATTTCATAGTCAGATGATAGGATTTTTTCATTTGACATCACCTGATGTTATTAAAGATGCAGAAATATATCTAATTATTACTTGTGGGTTTGTTGTTATTAATTTTGTTAATCAGATATTTACAAGTTTGATGACTGCTATTGGAAATAGTCATCATCCATTTGTTGCGACTGCTATTGGATTGGTTATTAATATTGTCTTAGATCCATTATTAATATTTGGACTTCATATGGGTGTTATGGGAGCTGCTATAGCAACAGTTATTGCCCAGGCAATTGTGTTGATATTGATGTTATACTATGCTAAAAAAGATAAAATACTATTTGATGAGATGAGAGTCATGCAAAAAAATACATCCTCTATATTTATGAAGATTATTAAAATAGGATTTCCAACAGGTATACAAAGTATGTGTTTTACTTTCATTTCAATGGTTATTGCTAGATTCATTGCAGGATATGGGGATGTAGCAATTGCAGTGCAAAAGGTAGGATCGCAGATAGAATCTATATCTTGGATGAGTGCAGAAGGCTTTGGAAATGCATTGAATGCCTTTGTGGCACAAAATTATGGTGCAGAAAATATAGAAAGAGTTAAAAAAGGAACTTTTTCAGCCCTTAAGACTTGCATGATATGGGGTGTTTTTACAACGCTTGTGTTACTTATATTTCCACAGTTTATATTCCAAATTTTTATTAGTGAAAAAGATGTTATACCTTTAGGTATAGATTATTTACAAATACTCGCTTTTTCACAATTGTTTATGTGTATAGAAAGTACTTTAGCAGGAGCGTTAAATGGGCTTGGAAAAACCTTTATCCCTTCCTCAGTATCCATTGTACTCACAGTGGCAAGAATACCTCTTGTTATGATTTTATCAACAACCTTCTTAGCACTTAATGGAATTTGGTGGTCTATTTCTATATCAAGTATTGCTAAAGGAGTTGTTATAGCTATCTGTTACAGTAGAGTCATGAAGAAAATAAAAGCAGAATAA
- a CDS encoding phosphatidylserine decarboxylase translates to MKIYDRNGQEVIVDQGQNNLLKLLYSHFLGRCVLKVLTLPFITHIGGMYMNSSFSKRKIQPFIHNNHIDMSQYVQKEYSSYNDFFTRHIIEGQRQIRLEENIFIAPADSKLTYYPITENIQLKIKDSLYSLEDLLQNVELAKQYHGGICLIFRLTVDDYHRYCFVDSGTKEKDCYIQGIFHTVNPIANDYYPIYKRNSRSYSVLHTDHFNDVIYMEVGAMMVGKIVNHDLQSFQKGQEKGYFEFGGSTIVVLLKKDIIDVDEDIIRNSSHHDETRVLMGEKIGIKKRKAMLK, encoded by the coding sequence ATGAAAATTTATGATAGAAATGGTCAAGAGGTCATTGTTGATCAGGGCCAGAATAATCTCTTAAAATTATTATATAGTCATTTTTTAGGAAGATGTGTGCTCAAAGTGCTAACCCTTCCTTTTATTACCCATATTGGTGGGATGTATATGAATAGTTCTTTTTCAAAACGTAAAATTCAGCCATTTATTCATAACAATCACATTGATATGAGTCAATATGTTCAAAAGGAATATAGCAGTTATAATGATTTTTTTACAAGACATATTATTGAAGGTCAAAGACAAATTCGATTAGAAGAAAATATTTTTATAGCACCTGCTGATTCAAAACTTACATACTATCCAATTACTGAAAATATTCAATTAAAAATAAAAGATTCTCTCTATAGTTTAGAAGACTTATTACAAAATGTAGAATTAGCGAAACAATATCATGGAGGCATCTGTTTAATCTTTAGATTAACAGTTGATGATTATCATCGATACTGTTTTGTTGATTCAGGAACAAAAGAAAAGGATTGTTATATTCAAGGGATTTTCCATACAGTTAATCCAATTGCAAATGATTATTATCCAATATATAAACGTAATTCACGCTCATATTCTGTATTGCATACAGATCATTTTAATGATGTTATTTATATGGAAGTGGGAGCAATGATGGTTGGTAAGATTGTGAATCACGATTTACAAAGTTTCCAAAAGGGGCAAGAAAAAGGTTATTTTGAATTTGGTGGTTCAACAATCGTTGTCCTACTTAAAAAGGATATTATAGATGTTGATGAAGACATTATTAGAAATTCTAGTCATCATGATGAAACAAGAGTTCTTATGGGTGAAAAAATAGGTATAAAAAAGAGAAAGGCTATGTTAAAATAG
- a CDS encoding ABC transporter ATP-binding protein, protein MSNILIEANNITKVYDPDIFLKRGKNIYALDNVNFVLDEGDFICIMGPSGSGKSTLLNCLSTLDKISSGSIRIMNKDISTLNKNELCQFRYEYLGFVFQDHNLISYLSVFDNIASPAMLAKENPKTLQNRVVEIARDLEIEDLLDKFPNECSGGECQRIAIARALINQPKILVCDEPTGNLDSKNSHKVLKILSHLNQTGTTILLVTHDAMIASYAKTMMYLYDGGIQTVIHKHQDTQIEFFKNINSITTQDSLLKEFSQDVLPENDLQETYEEDAIPAIAIQDTKKEFVSRQSFYIIIDGQPYDKDRERHNTPLHINGTIVRYRNQKNDDIQFDLSSVQEISLNLKARFVNFGLFSQYTFSVLVDLKTAEGTYLWKAKNQDDFINIIQYFHQLQIPIDDPRKIEEAYKKYPKEYERTKYFQRTHKDLIKYGEAESINGVSATKFK, encoded by the coding sequence ATGTCAAATATCTTAATAGAGGCCAATAATATTACAAAGGTTTATGACCCAGATATATTTTTGAAACGTGGTAAAAATATTTATGCATTAGATAATGTAAATTTTGTTTTAGATGAAGGTGATTTTATTTGTATTATGGGACCTTCTGGTTCTGGAAAAAGCACACTTCTTAATTGTTTATCTACACTTGATAAAATATCAAGTGGAAGTATCAGAATCATGAACAAGGATATTTCAACACTTAATAAAAATGAATTATGTCAATTTAGATATGAGTATTTAGGTTTTGTATTTCAGGATCATAATCTCATTTCCTATCTTTCAGTTTTTGACAATATTGCATCACCTGCAATGTTGGCTAAAGAAAATCCAAAAACACTTCAAAATAGAGTTGTTGAAATTGCTCGAGACTTAGAAATAGAAGATTTACTTGATAAATTCCCTAATGAATGTTCAGGTGGAGAATGTCAAAGAATTGCTATTGCCCGTGCATTAATTAATCAACCTAAAATTCTTGTTTGTGATGAACCAACTGGTAATCTAGACTCCAAGAACTCGCATAAAGTTCTCAAAATTTTATCTCATTTAAATCAAACTGGGACAACGATTCTTCTTGTTACTCATGATGCAATGATCGCAAGCTATGCAAAGACAATGATGTATCTTTATGATGGTGGTATTCAAACAGTCATTCATAAACATCAAGATACTCAGATTGAATTCTTTAAAAATATTAATAGTATTACTACACAAGATAGCTTATTAAAAGAATTTTCTCAAGATGTTTTGCCAGAAAATGATTTACAAGAAACTTATGAAGAAGATGCAATTCCAGCAATAGCTATTCAGGATACAAAAAAAGAATTTGTTTCTCGTCAAAGTTTTTATATTATTATAGATGGTCAACCTTATGATAAAGATCGTGAAAGACATAATACACCTCTTCATATCAATGGAACAATTGTGAGATATCGCAATCAAAAAAATGATGATATCCAATTTGATTTATCTTCAGTACAAGAAATCAGTCTTAATTTAAAAGCACGCTTTGTCAACTTTGGATTATTTAGTCAATATACATTTTCAGTATTGGTTGATCTTAAAACTGCTGAAGGTACGTATTTATGGAAAGCCAAAAATCAGGATGATTTCATAAACATTATTCAATATTTTCATCAATTACAGATTCCTATTGATGATCCTAGAAAAATCGAAGAAGCTTACAAGAAATATCCAAAAGAATATGAACGTACTAAATACTTTCAAAGAACTCATAAAGATTTAATAAAGTATGGTGAAGCAGAAAGTATTAATGGTGTATCTGCAACTAAATTTAAATAA